A window of the Microplitis mediator isolate UGA2020A chromosome 5, iyMicMedi2.1, whole genome shotgun sequence genome harbors these coding sequences:
- the LOC130668284 gene encoding centrosomin isoform X8, translating to MFFGGSTFSYGRISPTSPTRSNNWTSVVSPFKNTQMPALPDISLNQSCINGTNSKSPGKAHPSGGRTMKDYEDQLSALQKENFQLKLRVFFLEERMGIVGLGTSDEDNIKKNIELQVENEALKKEIQEKQELLSQAARAFELHEEQKEEANRNQELYEQSLENERQRIEQLQRELEEYKEKMVDPSIYFNETLGITPESAIENKEKLLQMEELVESLEADVKQLTASLEEERSWGQELETERDDLRIRVEEEIRSREKLAADKDQDIESLREKIKELEEEAFKRESVAQQYKTELAEKERVIKEKILMLEEKSRACEELAAIADKRKKQVDQLRTSVKSRDDALVDSNNKYRTLLNQFENNRRLSPPGSPSTLEDLQSFRSSYRSSQILSPTRSCISPYDWDSAKERIKSPLSLSLSKSPSQSTVIDREIKDLKKQLEERDQELSKQEDAKKQLVLKLCNVQQSNEQTEKELQKLKTDHEKALTMIREFINRQHRLEEKQKHKEHKIAELQHELKKSSESSRTKKSGHVTVRRDLEYDLPDDSDSQSHQQRFEDMETKINDLRYEISSIKAEKSELEQQIHHESEELRQELGVKQQQIEVLMTERDQLATLLKEQQEKIAELQSESSALAHLEEIHSKSLEIDSLNRELSVKNAEIEEQNIKIEALARDLQVKTHNLQQLVNTELWSKNKEIAKLHNLTANSRQKLSLSPSSSSVTQDPGSQLDVLVKELNDLGIAVKFDNDSVQINYINNNNNDQSTDVKVLKEYVTKLIKQKSDLEKEVDSLTWFKLLSKPETSDTSLQIESRNAREYCELLRTHLKGLVKFMKEILKSTDYNEDDEHKKIIIDFLASSKILSEDLVHALEDVPLTLNDLCICQEGQELIKSQTEMIVEEIKHQGIHESAQSDSETFSEPDRIVSLARIGLQDVYPKVRGRLGHGKFSKSFSDSEDSLDYVPCHKTYQMDVNEAGSGNPVQVLQDTNNILRAELNDLKNELAKRADSAEDKLLPIISRLESSQSYCEKLYGLFEERERKNGQDGNYGKKDKRKMQMMMEKKMLDMESMAVEIAKQKNELMQYQEVNEKKINEMILTLNAENDALRAKLKKLEEENETARGSVGALTQDLDRLTLAHSQVLVENTKLTNDKLRLEQEMRKMETRYDASLRGLQEKFEKEIAELSCMNETHRQRMQDLEAANKELRRRLVVESSDSAPSSSGVSSVPEAKSDDILQEFHSYSSHYWLPISYPSSGRSKSSCSPDLGIESDAAVSIRPLKDTLKITESMSNLLSDEEVNCNNRTLRDLDRESPLHTEGGLNYSMYLKSV from the exons atgttttttggtGGTAGTACATTTTCTTACGGACGTATCAGTCCAACATCACCCACTAGATCAAATAATTGGACTAGTGTCGTCAGTCCATTTAAAAA tacgCAGATGCCCGCATTGCCTGACATTTCGCTGAACCAATCATGTATAAATG gcacaaattcaaagtCGCCGGGCAAAGCCCATCCGTCTGGCGGCAGAACAATGAAAGATTATGAAGACCAGCTGAGTGCATTGCAgaaggaaaattttcaattgaaattacgggttttttttctcgaagaaCGGATGGGAATCGTCGGTCTCGGGACTTCGGATGAAGACaacatcaaaaaaaatatcgagcTACAG GTCGAAAATGAAGCGCTGAAGAAAGAAATCCAAGAGAAGCAAGAGCTTCTAAGTCAGGCAGCCAGAGCTTTTGAATTACATGAGGAGCAGAAAGAAGAAGCCAATCGGAATCAAGAATTGTACGAACAATCTCTGGAGAATGAGAGGCAACGAATAGAACAACTTCAAAGGG AATTGGAAgaatacaaagaaaaaatggTCGATCCGTCGATTTATTTCAACGAGACATTGGGAATTACTCCAGAGTCAGCTATCGAGAACAAGGAAAAATTACTGCAGATGGAGGAATTGGTCGAATCTCTTGAAGCtgat GTAAAACAATTAACGGCGAGTTTGGAAGAGGAGAGATCGTGGGGTCAAGAGTTAGAAACAGAGCGCGACGACTTGCGCATCAGGGTAGAAGAAGAAATAAGATCCCGTGAAAAACTAGCGGCGGACAAAGACCAAGACATTGAAAGCCTGCGtgagaaaataaaagagtTAGAAGAGGAGGCTTTCAAACGCGAGAGTGTCGCCCAGCAGTACAAGACCGAGCTTGCAGAAAAGGAACGtgtgataaaagaaaaaattcttatgcTCGAAGAAAAATCTCGCGCCTGCGAAGAACTCGCGGCCATCGCGGATAAACGCAAGAAACAAGTCGATCAATTGAGAACTTCTGTTAAATCACGCGACGACGCTCTCGTCGACTCTAATAACAAATATCGCACCCTACTCAATCAG TTTGAAAACAACCGTCGCCTATCACCGCCCGGTAGCCCGTCAACATTAGAAGATCTCCAGTCATTTAGATCCAGTTATCGATCAAGTCAAATCTTATCCCCAACAAGATCCTGTATCAGTCCATACGACTGGGACAGCGCCAAAGAAAGAATAAAATCACCGCTGTCGCTATCGCTATCGAAATCCCCATCCCAGTCGACTGTAATTGATAGAGAAATAAAGGATTTGAAAAAG cAATTAGAAGAACGTGACCAAGAGTTAAGTAAACAAGAAGATGCCAAGAAACAATTGGTCTTGAAGCTCTGCAATGTCCAGCAGTCAAACGAGCAGACGGAAAAAGAACTGCAGAAACTTAAAACCGATCACGAGAAAGCGCTGACGATGATCCGCGAGTTCATAAACCGGCAGCACCGGCTCGAGGAAAAACAAAAACACAAAGAGCACAAAATCGCCGAGCTGCAACACGAGCTGAAGAAAAGCTCCGAGTCCTCGAGGACTAAAAAGTCGGGTCACGTTACCGTCAGGAGAGATCTCGAGTACGATCTGCCCGACGACTCCGACAGCCAATCCCACCAG caaCGATTCGAGGATatggaaacaaaaataaatgatttgcgGTACGAGATATCCAGCATCAAAGCTGAAAAATCCGAGTTAGAGCAGCAGATTCACCATGAATCAGAG GAATTAAGACAAGAGCTCGGCGTGAAGCAGCAGCAAATAGAAGTTCTAATGACTGAGCGAGATCAATTGGCCACTTTGCTGAAAGAGCAGCAGGAAAAAATAGCCGAGCTGCAGAGCGAGTCGTCTGCTCTCGCTCACCTCGAAGAGATCCACAGCAAGAGCTTGGAAATAGACTCGCTTAACCGGGAGCTGTCAGTCAAGAACGCCGAGATCGAGGAGCAGAATATTAAAATCGAGGCACTGGCCCGCGACTTGCAGGTCAAGACCCACAACCTGCAGCAGCTGGTCAACACCGAGCTCTGGAGCAAGAACAAGGAAATCGCGAAGCTCCACAACCTGACTGCCAACTCCCGGCAAAAGCTGTCCCTCTCCCCGTCGTCTTCGTCGGTAACTCAGGACCCTGGGTCGCAGTTGGATGTCCTGGTAAAGGAACTAAATGACCTGGGGATCGCTGTCAAGTTCGACAACGACTcagtacaaataaattatataaataataataataatgaccaGTCGACGGACGTAAAAGTACTCAAGGAATACGTGACGAAattgataaaacaaaagtccGATTTGGAAAAAGAAGTCGACTCCCTCACGTGGTTCAAATTATTATCGAAGCCCGAGACCAGTGATACCAGTTTGCAAATCGAGTCGCGAAATGCTCGCGAGTACTGCGAATTACTTCGTACTCATTTGAAAGGTCtagttaaatttatgaaagaaATACTCAAGTCTACGGACTACAACGAGGACGACgagcacaaaaaaataataattgacttTCTTGCCAGTTCTAAAATACTCTCCGAGGACCTGGTGCACGCTCTAGAAGACGTTCCGCTGACTCTGAACGACCTGTGCATATGCCAAGAAGGCCAGGAGTTGATTAAAAGTCAAACCGAAATGATCGTCGAGGAAATAAAGCACCAGGGGATCCACGAGTCCGCGCAGAGCGACTCGGAAACTTTTTCAGAGCCCGACAGAATTGTTTCGCTGGCGAGAATCGGCCTGCAAGACGTCTATCCCAAAGTCAGAGGCAGGTTGGGACATGGTAAGTTCAGCAAGAGCTTCAGCGACTCCGAGGACTCGCTAGATTACGTTCCGTGTCACAAAACTTATCAGATGGATGTTAATGAAGCGGGAAGCGGGAACCCGGTCCAGGTCCTGCAGGATACGAATAACATTTTGCGGGCTGAGCTGAATGACCTGAAGAACGAGTTGGCGAAGAGGGCGGACAGTGCGGAGGATAAACTTCTGCCGATAATCAGCAGGCTGGAGAGCTCGCAGAGTTACTGCGAAAAATTGTACGGGTTGTTTGAGGAAAGGGAGAGAAAGAATGGGCAGGACGGTAACTATGGAAAGAAGGACAAGCGGAAGATGCAAATGATGATGGAGAAGAAGATGCTGGACATGGAGAGCATGGCTGTGGAAATTGCCAAGCAGAAGAACGAGCTGATGCAGTACCAAGAAGTCAATGAGAAGAAAATTAACGAGATGATCTTGACCCTCAATGCTGAGAACGACGCGCTCAGGGCGAAGCTCAAGAAGCTGGAGGAAGAAAATGAAACTGCGCGGGGCAGTGTCGGGGCTTTGACCCAGGATCTGGACCGGCTGACTCTGGCCCACAGTCAGGTGCTGGTGGAAAACACGAAGCTTACTAACGACAAGCTGAGATTGGAGCAGGAGATGCGGAAAATGGAGACGAGGTACGACGCGAGTCTCAGGGGGTTGCAGGAGAAGTTTGAGAAAGAAATCGCAGAGTTGAGTTGCATGAATGAGACCCATCGGCAGAGGATGCAGGACCTCGAGGCTGCTAACAAGGAGTTGAGACGGAGGCTGGTTGTTGAGAGCAGCGACTCGGCACCGAGTTCCAGTGGAGTTTCTTCGGTACCGGAGGCCAAGTCTGATGACATTCTTCAAGAGTTTCATTCTTACagt aGTCACTACTGGCTGCCAATAAGCTATCCATCATCTGGTCGAAGTAAATCAAGTTGTTCACCAGATTTAGGTATCGAGAGTGACGCCGCCGTATCAATAAGACCATTAAAAGacacattaaaaattacagagtCAATGTCTAATTTACTAAGCGACGAAGAAGTTAATTGCAATAACCGAACACTGAGAGATCTAGACCGCGAAAGTCCGCTACATACTGAAG gtGGACTTAATTATAGTATGTATTTAAAATCA GTCTAG